A genomic segment from Glycine soja cultivar W05 chromosome 20, ASM419377v2, whole genome shotgun sequence encodes:
- the LOC114403480 gene encoding protein CMSS1 encodes MYFVRARVERRRMATENEKRKRKESSDVRSKKKKKQRSEDEEATKQLRFFESAMGIELSSLELESLKDNKCILEVSEAADSDVTVLGKTIRAAFGASWKEALCEGKPVEGKVIAGSPAVLIITSSALRCIDLLRGFRSMTEQCHAAKLFSKHMKLEEQISLLKNRVNIASGTPSRIKKLIDAEALDLSRLQVLVLDLHPDVKGYSLLTLPQVRDEFWDLFKNYFYQPMLQGHLRICLYGYQVSVRLKAKHKHKQGHTIPDA; translated from the exons ATGTATTTTGTAAGGGCAAGAGTCGAGAGAAGAAGAATGGCGACTGAGAATGAGAAGAGAAAGCGGAAAGAAAGTAGTGATGTTAGaagcaaaaagaagaagaagcagagaaGCGAAGATGAAGAGGCGACGAAGCAGTTGCGTTTCTTTGAGTCGGCGATGGGTATTGAGCTTTCTTCGCTGGAGTTGGAATCCCTCAAAGATAATAAGTGCATTTTGGAGGTATCAGAAGCCGCTGATTCAGACGTGACAGTATTGGGCAAAACTATTAGGGCAGCGTTTGGCGCGTCTTGGAAAGAGGCTCTCTGCGAAGGGAAGCCTGTAGAGGGAAAAGTCATTGCTGGAAGCCCCGCAGTTCTTATCATAACTTCTTCTGCTTTAAGATGCATAGATCTCTTAAG AGGCTTTCGCTCTATGACTGAACAATGCCATGCTGCAAAGTTATTCTCAAAGCATATGAAGCTTGAGGAGCAg ATTTCTTTGTTAAAAAACCGTGTTAACATTGCTAGCGGCACACCAAGCAG GATAAAGAAGCTAATTGATGCTGAGGCGTTAGACCTTTCAAGGTTGCAAGTACTTGTGCTTGATCTGCATCCTGATGTAAAGGGCTATTCCTTGTTGACCCTTCCACAAGTCAG AGATGAATTCTGGGACCTTTTCAAGAATTATTTCTATCAACCGATGCTTCAGGGTCATCTGCGTATTTGTCTCTATGGTTACCAGGTCTCTGTTCGTTTAAAGGccaaacataaacataaacaaGGACATACAATTCCCGATGCATAA
- the LOC114403478 gene encoding prolyl 4-hydroxylase 1-like isoform X1, with the protein MAPAMRIVFGLLTFVTVGMIIGALSQLAIIRRLEDSHGTDSLPFSRLRGLDTDRHLQLPRGIPFWNNDKEAEVLRLGYVKPEVLNWSPRIILLHNFLSMEECDYLRAIALPRLHISNVVDTKTGKGIKSDVRTSSGMFLNPQERKYPMVQAIEKRISVYSQIPIENGELMQVLRYEKNQYYKPHHDYFSDTFNLKRGGQRIATMLMYLSDNIEGGETYFPLLDILTVLMLLLVIYNMIQAGSGECSCGGKLVKGLSVKPIKGNAVLFWSMGLDGQSDPNSVHGGCEVMGRSGQLPSG; encoded by the exons ATGGCTCCGGCGATGAGGATCGTTTTCGGCCTTCTCACATTTGTCACCGTCGGAATGATTATAG GCGCTCTCTCTCAATTGGCTATCATACGAAGATTGGAAGACTCTCATG GCACTGATTCTTTGCCATTTAGTAGATTGCGTGGACTCGACACTGATCGTCACCTTCAACTGCCAAGAG GTATTCCTTTTTGGAATAATGACAAGGAAGCAGAAGTCTTACGCCTTGGATAT GTCAAACCTGAAGTGCTTAACTGGTCTCCACGAATTATTTTACTCCACAACTTCCTGAGCATGGAG GAATGCGATTATCTCAGGGCTATTGCTCTCCCTCGCCTGCATATTTCAAATGTTGTGGATACAAAAACTGGAAAG GGAATCAAGAGTGATGTCAGGACTAGCTCTGGTATGTTTTTGAATCCTCAAGAGAGAAAATATCCTATGGTACAA gcaattgaaaaaagaatttcTGTCTATTCCCAAATACCAATTGAAAATGGAGAGCTTATGCAAGTCCTGAG GTACGAGAAGAATCAATATTACAAACCCCATCATGACTATTTTTCTGATACT TTCAACTTGAAGCGTGGTGGGCAGCGAATAGCCACAATGCTTATGTATTTAAGTGACAATATTGAAGGAGGAGAAACATATTTCCCATTG TTGGACATTTTGACCGTACTGATGCTGCTGTTAGTGATATACAATATGATTCAGGCTGGTTCAGGTGAATGTAGCTGTGGTGGGAAACTTGTCAAAGGGCTATCTGTGAAACCAATTAAAGGAAATGCAGTGCTTTTCTGGAGTATG GGACTGGATGGACAGTCAGATCCGAATAGTGTGCATGGAGGATGTGAGGTGATGGGGAGAAGTGGTCAGCTACCAAGTGGATGA
- the LOC114403478 gene encoding prolyl 4-hydroxylase 1-like isoform X2 codes for MAPAMRIVFGLLTFVTVGMIIGALSQLAIIRRLEDSHGTDSLPFSRLRGLDTDRHLQLPRGIPFWNNDKEAEVLRLGYVKPEVLNWSPRIILLHNFLSMEECDYLRAIALPRLHISNVVDTKTGKGIKSDVRTSSGMFLNPQERKYPMVQAIEKRISVYSQIPIENGELMQVLRYEKNQYYKPHHDYFSDTFNLKRGGQRIATMLMYLSDNIEGGETYFPLAGSGECSCGGKLVKGLSVKPIKGNAVLFWSMGLDGQSDPNSVHGGCEVMGRSGQLPSG; via the exons ATGGCTCCGGCGATGAGGATCGTTTTCGGCCTTCTCACATTTGTCACCGTCGGAATGATTATAG GCGCTCTCTCTCAATTGGCTATCATACGAAGATTGGAAGACTCTCATG GCACTGATTCTTTGCCATTTAGTAGATTGCGTGGACTCGACACTGATCGTCACCTTCAACTGCCAAGAG GTATTCCTTTTTGGAATAATGACAAGGAAGCAGAAGTCTTACGCCTTGGATAT GTCAAACCTGAAGTGCTTAACTGGTCTCCACGAATTATTTTACTCCACAACTTCCTGAGCATGGAG GAATGCGATTATCTCAGGGCTATTGCTCTCCCTCGCCTGCATATTTCAAATGTTGTGGATACAAAAACTGGAAAG GGAATCAAGAGTGATGTCAGGACTAGCTCTGGTATGTTTTTGAATCCTCAAGAGAGAAAATATCCTATGGTACAA gcaattgaaaaaagaatttcTGTCTATTCCCAAATACCAATTGAAAATGGAGAGCTTATGCAAGTCCTGAG GTACGAGAAGAATCAATATTACAAACCCCATCATGACTATTTTTCTGATACT TTCAACTTGAAGCGTGGTGGGCAGCGAATAGCCACAATGCTTATGTATTTAAGTGACAATATTGAAGGAGGAGAAACATATTTCCCATTG GCTGGTTCAGGTGAATGTAGCTGTGGTGGGAAACTTGTCAAAGGGCTATCTGTGAAACCAATTAAAGGAAATGCAGTGCTTTTCTGGAGTATG GGACTGGATGGACAGTCAGATCCGAATAGTGTGCATGGAGGATGTGAGGTGATGGGGAGAAGTGGTCAGCTACCAAGTGGATGA
- the LOC114403413 gene encoding transcription factor bHLH128-like — translation MYPSSSSSSSSSSSQSMTQAGLTRYGSAPGSLLTSTVDSLIGGSRPSPYFSGESSESPCKEQRSFHNHPPSFASSLLRQKSSPAGFLSHLSNHHGVGFTITPGGLSNSNSNSNCSLLKSQLSFTHESLSNTVNVDPSSTTFGMDPWDNNSIAFSATSTKRSKTNTNDPDILHSLNSALESQFNLPHTSLEMSTVDKLLHIPEDSVPCKIRAKRGCATHPRSIAERERRTRISGKLKKLQDLVPNMDKQTSYADMLDLAVQHIKGLQTQVQKLHKEMENCTCGCKQSK, via the exons ATGTatccctcttcctcttcctcctcctcctcctcttcctctcagTCCATGACCCAAGCTGGCCTCACTCGCTACGGTTCCGCCCCCGGTTCTCTTCTCACCAGCACGGTTGATTCTCTTATTGGTGGATCCCGTCCCAGTCCCTACTTTTCCGGAGAGTCTTCTGAGTCTCCCTGCAAAGAGCAAAGATCTTTCCACAACCACCCCCCCTCCTTCGCTTCCTCCTTGCTCCGCCAGAAAAGCTCTCCCGCCGGCTTCCTTTCCCATCTCTCCAATCACCATG gtGTGGGTTTCACCATCACCCCCGGTGGtttatcaaattcaaattcaaattcaaattgttctctcTTGAAGTCTCAACTCAGCTTCACCCACGAATCTCTTTCCAACACTGTTAATGTTGATCCCTCCAGCACCACCTTCGGAATGGATCCCTGGGACAACAATTCCATCGCCTTTTCTGCAACTTCAACCAAGCGCTCCAAAACCAACACCAATGATCCTGACATTTTACATTCCCTGAATTCGGCCTTGGAATCACAGTTCAATCTTCCACATACAAGTCTGGAAATGTCAACCGTGGACAAGCTATTGCACATTCCTGAAGATTCTGTCCCTTGTAAAATCCGTGCTAAGCGAGGTTGTGCTACTCATCCCCGTAGCATTGCCGAGCGGGAGAGAAGAACAAGGATCAGTGGCAAGCTCAAGAAATTACAGGACCTTGTACCCAATATGGATAAG CAAACAAGCTATGCAGACATGCTCGATTTGGCCGTTCAACACATTAAAGGTCTTCAAACTCAGGTTCAG AAGCTTCACAAagaaatggagaattgcacttgCGGATGCAAACAAAGcaaataa